The Prunus persica cultivar Lovell chromosome G7, Prunus_persica_NCBIv2, whole genome shotgun sequence genome has a segment encoding these proteins:
- the LOC18769368 gene encoding 5'-adenylylsulfate reductase-like 5: MDKSLIFLYITTLASLLASSSALCPHESEFFRYSLQSQSHISISPYPPLKVDGNFLERALATKQRTGYTAVLFYASWCPFSCSMYPTFGMLSFMFPQVEHLAIEQSSALPSVFSRYGIHSLPSILIVNQTSRVRYHGLKDLYSLVRFYQTITGLEPVQYFDGNQSVILKSSEKSIIQSMSNMSLREISRSEPYLVFAILFLCLRALLYIFHRVLACLQAFWVLYVPHFNLGIFGETSQIMGRILHMVDVRRIWNKLRLCKTQNFHKGAKNARVWASSLTSVSLGESSARSSSSS; this comes from the exons ATGGATAAATCTTTAATATTCTTGTATATCACTACCTTGGCTTCGCTATTGGCTTCGTCCTCCGCTCTCTGCCCCCACGAATCGGAATTTTTCCGTTATAGTCTTCAATCTCAATCCCATATCTCGATCTCCCCCTACCCACCCCTCAAG GTGGATGGAAACTTCCTTGAGAGAGCTTTGGCAACGAAACAGAGGACTGGTTATACTGCGGTGCTCTTTTATGCTTCATGGTGCCCATTTTCATGCAGTATGTATCCTACATTTGGAATGCTCAGCTTCATGTTCCCTCAAGTAGAACATTTGGCAATTGAGCAATCTTCAGCATTGCCAAG TGTTTTCTCAAGATATGGAATCCATAGCTTGCCTTCGATTTTAATAGTCAATCAGACATCAAGGGTGCGATATCATGGCCTGAAAGATTTATACTCGCTTGTACGATTTTACCAAACAATCACAG GACTTGAACCAGTTCAATATTTTGATGGCAACCAATCCGTCATTTTAAAAAGTAGTGAAAAGTCCATAATCCAGTCAATGAGTAATATGTCACTAAGAGAGATATCAAGGAGCGAACCCTATTTAGTTTTTGCTATTTTGTTCCTCTGTTTGAGGGCACTCCTGTATATATTTCATAGGGTATTGGCCTGCCTCCAAGCTTTCTGGGTTCTATATGTTCCCCATTTTAACTTGGGAATATTTGGGGAGACAAGTCAAATTATGGGGCGTATCCTCCACATGGTTGATGTTAGGAGGATTTGGAACAAGCTGAGACTATGCAAGACCCAAAACTTCCACAAGGGTGCAAAGAATGCCAGGGTTTGGGCTTCTTCACTGACTTCTGTCTCTCTGGGTGAATCATCAGCTAGATCGTCATCGTCATCTTAA
- the LOC18770309 gene encoding uncharacterized protein LOC18770309, with amino-acid sequence MDLDEWEYLPDDGFLDFHEEKEEKRIFSSKAYSDSKSVFNMNYFIIPSPNSRKLIETPPPIPPQGFINSRVPNQLVPVPIQLELPPSFVKAEEEEEQVPAARVLVDEKTNYKAKALEADDQDTQLSQVYFKKTWENEFADMKMDSPKSPTCRSPRFMQHQTTDAAAAVASIESKITSPRMKIGEKNNNLFDSEDTKKEEEEEEEDLVKNGRDHNSNNIWKLSLTGIGAICSFGFAAATICVLFFGTHQRNKQYQQNQNRYQIYTDDNKRIKQAVEHATKFNEAFSAVRGVPITRAHVTFGGHYNGL; translated from the exons atggatCTTGATGAGTGGGAGTACCTCCCTGATGATGGGTTTCTTGATTTCcatgaagagaaagaagagaaaaggatTTTCTCCAGCAAGGCATATTCTGATTCCAAAAGTGTTTTCAACATGAACTACTTCATAATCCCATCACCCAATTCAAGAAAACTCATCGAGACACCACCACCAATTCCACCACAAGGGTTTATTAATTCAAGGGTGCCTAATCAGCTTGTGCCTGTTCCAATTCAATTGGAGCTACCTCCAAGCTTTGTCAAGgccgaagaagaagaagaacaagtcCCTGCTGCCAGGGTTCTAGTTGATGAGAAGACTAATTATAAAGCAAAAGCTTTGGAAGCTGATGATCAAGACACACAACTCTCCCAAGTCTACTTCAAGAAAACTTGGGAAAATGAATTTGCCGACATGAAAATGGACTCACCAAAGTCTCCTACCTGCAGATCACCAAGATTTATGCAGCATCAAACTActgatgctgctgctgctgttgcttCTATTGAGAGCAAGATCACCTCTCCCAGAATGAAAATTGGTGAGAAAAACAACAACTTGTTCGACTCAGAAGACACcaagaaggaggaggaggaggaggaggaggatttgGTCAAGAATGGGAGGGATCATAACAGCAACAACATCTGGAAGCTGAGCTTAACTGGGATTGGAGCTATTTGCTCTTTTGGTTTTGCTGCCGCTACTATTTGTGTTCTGTTTTTTGGTACGCACCAGAGAAACAAACAGTATCAACAGAACCAGAATCGCTACCAGATCTACACTGATGACAACAAG AGGATTAAGCAGGCAGTTGAGCATGCAACCAAATTCAATGAGGCATTTTCAGCAGTTAGAGGGGTACCCATCACCAGAGCTCATGTCACATTTGGTGGTCACTATAATGGTCTATGA